Proteins from a single region of Candidatus Scalindua japonica:
- the metK gene encoding methionine adenosyltransferase: MAKIEFFTSESVTEGHPDKICDQISDAILDALLKQDKNARCAAECLTTTGLVIVAGEISTTGYVEIQDIVRSTLREIGYTNPEFGIDCDDAGVMVSVHGQSPDIAQGVNEGIGREQGAGDQGLMYGFATNETDELMPLPIMMAHKLAMRLAYARKGGILKDLGPDGKTQVSVEYHDGKPVRLSAVVIAQQHIDGTSEEELRNGIAEHVIRPVCGNFLDDKTKIYINATGKFVIGGPEGDTGLTGRKIIVDTYGGLGRHGGGALSGKDPSKVDRSGTYAARWIAKNIVAAGLADKCEVQVSYAIGIPEPTSINVDTSGTNKIPEVKIVELVKKHFNLNPGEIIKRLDLLKPIYKKTAAYGHFGRNDPDFTWEKTDIADTLRKESGL, encoded by the coding sequence ATGGCAAAGATCGAGTTTTTTACTTCAGAAAGCGTGACAGAAGGCCACCCTGATAAAATTTGTGACCAGATAAGCGATGCAATACTGGACGCGTTATTGAAGCAGGATAAGAATGCGAGGTGTGCCGCAGAATGTCTGACAACAACAGGGCTCGTAATAGTTGCAGGAGAGATTTCGACAACGGGTTATGTTGAAATCCAGGATATTGTGAGAAGTACTCTCAGGGAAATTGGTTATACTAACCCTGAATTCGGAATTGATTGTGATGATGCCGGTGTAATGGTGAGTGTTCATGGCCAGAGTCCGGATATTGCACAAGGAGTAAATGAAGGTATCGGAAGGGAACAAGGCGCCGGTGACCAGGGTCTGATGTACGGATTTGCCACTAATGAAACTGATGAACTGATGCCATTGCCCATAATGATGGCACATAAGCTGGCAATGCGACTTGCTTATGCCAGGAAAGGGGGGATTCTAAAAGACCTTGGTCCTGATGGAAAGACCCAGGTCTCCGTGGAATACCATGATGGAAAGCCTGTCAGACTAAGCGCTGTTGTTATAGCCCAGCAGCATATTGACGGGACTTCGGAAGAAGAGTTAAGGAATGGCATTGCCGAGCATGTAATCAGGCCCGTTTGCGGTAACTTTCTGGATGATAAGACAAAGATCTACATCAATGCTACAGGAAAGTTTGTAATTGGCGGACCTGAAGGCGATACCGGTTTGACTGGCAGAAAGATAATCGTAGACACTTACGGCGGTCTGGGAAGGCATGGCGGTGGAGCTCTCTCCGGCAAAGATCCGAGCAAGGTTGACAGATCAGGGACATATGCTGCAAGGTGGATTGCAAAGAACATTGTTGCTGCCGGACTGGCTGATAAGTGTGAAGTGCAGGTAAGCTATGCAATTGGAATTCCTGAACCTACATCTATAAATGTTGATACATCAGGTACAAACAAGATACCGGAAGTGAAGATTGTAGAGCTTGTCAAAAAACACTTTAACCTTAATCCCGGGGAAATCATCAAAAGGCTTGACCTGTTGAAGCCTATCTATAAAAAAACTGCAGCTTACGGTCACTTCGGAAGAAACGATCCGGATTTTACATGGGAAAAGACGGATATTGCAGATACTCTCAGGAAGGAATCCGGATTGTAG